A stretch of Arachis hypogaea cultivar Tifrunner chromosome 15, arahy.Tifrunner.gnm2.J5K5, whole genome shotgun sequence DNA encodes these proteins:
- the LOC112749561 gene encoding subtilisin-like protease — translation MVFSYRNVVSGFAVRLTPEEAKALEEKEEVVSARPERTLTLHTTHTPSFLGLRQGQGLWKDSNLGRGVIIGVIDTGIFPYHPSFNDEGMPPPPTKWKGHCEFTGQRTCNNKLVGARNLLKEALEEPPFENFFHGTHTAAEAAGAFVEDAGVFGNAKGTAAGMAPGAHVAMYKVCNDKVGCTESAILAAMDIAIEDGVDVLSLSLGLGSLPFFDDPIAIGAFSAIQSGIFVSCSAANSGPEYGTLSNEAPWILTVGASTIDRKIAALAKLGNGAKYQGETLFQPSNFSSELLPLVYPGLNGNNESAFCTPGSLDNFDVKGKVVVCDLGKISSVLKGQEVLRAGGAAVILTSPEIVGYSTPTTAYPLPAVQVGFGASFAIKSYINSSSTAQATILFEGTIIGDSLAPEVVFFSSRGPSQESPGILKPDIIGPGVNILAAWGVSVDNKVPSYNVVSGTSMSCPHLSGIAALLKSAHPDWSPAAIKSAIMTTADTKNLGGLPIVDQRHLNADIFATGAGHINPNRANDPGLVYDIHPDDYIPYLCGLSYTDREIGILVQRKVVCANVKVIAEAQLNYPSFSIILGTTSQYYTRTLTNVGPANSTYSVDIDVPFGLGVSVNPSQIRFSELNQKVTYSVEFIPQVRENRGNHSFAQGALTWISQKHTVRTPISVIFK, via the coding sequence ATGGTTTTCTCTTACCGCAACGTGGTCTCTGGTTTCGCCGTGAGGTTGACAccagaagaagccaaagctttgGAAGAGAAAGAGGAAGTTGTTTCAGCAAGACCTGAAAGAACCCTCACTCTTCACACAACTCACACTCCATCTTTCTTGGGTTTGCGTCAGGGACAAGGGTTGTGGAAAGATTCCAACCTTGGAAGAGGCGTTATCATCGGAGTTATAGACACCGGAATATTCCCCTACCATCCTTCCTTCAACGACGAAGGAATGCCGCCTCCACCGACCAAATGGAAAGGTCATTGCGAATTCACGGGACAAAGAACATGCAACAACAAGCTCGTTGGTGCAAGAAATCTTCTCAAGGAAGCCCTTGAAGAGCCTCCTTTCGAAAACTTCTTCCACGGAACGCATACGGCTGCAGAGGCAGCCGGAGCATTTGTGGAAGATGCCGGTGTTTTTGGCAATGCTAAGGGAACTGCAGCTGGGATGGCACCCGGTGCACACGTGGCAATGTACAAAGTATGCAATGACAAAGTCGGGTGCACAGAAAGTGCCATTCTAGCTGCAATGGACATTGCCATTGAAGACGGCGTAGATGTTCTCTCTTTGTCCCTTGGTTTAGGCTCTCTTCCGTTCTTCGACGACCCAATTGCGATCGGCGCCTTTTCAGCCATCCAAAGCGGGATTTTCGTCAGTTGCTCGGCCGCTAACAGTGGTCCTGAATACGGCACTTTGTCAAATGAAGCTCCATGGATTCTCACCGTTGGTGCAAGCACCATTGACAGAAAAATAGCAGCACTAGCAAAGCTTGGAAACGGTGCAAAATATCAAGGAGAAACTTTGTTCCAGCCCAGTAACTTTTCGTCAGAGCTATTGCCACTTGTGTATCCTGGTTTAAATGGAAACAATGAATCTGCTTTCTGCACACCCGGATCCTTAGACAATTTTGATGTCAAAGGAAAGGTTGTGGTTTGCGATTTAGGTAAGATTTCAAGTGTTCTCAAAGGACAAGAAGTTCTGAGAGCCGGTGGTGCCGCCGTGATTCTGACCAGCCCAGAAATCGTTGGCTACAGCACCCCCACCACCGCTTACCCTCTCCCTGCAGTGCAAGTAGGCTTTGGCGCAAGTTTCGCCATCAAATCTTACATAAACTCATCAAGCACAGCACAAGCAACGATCTTGTTTGAAGGAACAATAATTGGTGATTCACTTGCACCAGAAGTTGTTTTCTTCTCTTCAAGGGGTCCAAGCCAAGAAAGCCCTGGAATCTTGAAACCAGACATAATTGGACCCGGGGTGAATATTCTAGCAGCATGGGGTGTCTCCGTAGACAACAAAGTACCATCGTACAATGTTGTCTCCGGCACTTCAATGTCATGCCCTCACCTCAGCGGCATTGCGGCTTTACTCAAAAGCGCGCATCCTGATTGGTCTCCGGCAGCTATTAAATCAGCTATCATGACCACTGCGGATACAAAGAACCTCGGAGGCCTACCCATTGTGGATCAAAGGCATTTGAACGCTGACATTTTTGCAACCGGTGCAGGACATATTAACCCTAATAGAGCAAATGATCCTGGTCTTGTTTATGATATCCACCCTGATGATTACATTCCTTATCTCTGTGGATTGAGTTACACGGACAGAGAGATTGGAATTCTTGTTCAAAGGAAAGTGGTGTGTGCCAATGTTAAGGTCATAGCAGAAGCACAACTCAACTACCCTTCATTTTCTATTATATTGGGGACTACTTCACAATACTACACTAGAACGTTGACCAATGTTGGACCAGCAAATTCAACCTATAGTGTGGATATTGATGTGCCTTTTGGTTTGGGTGTGAGCGTAAACCCTTCTCAGATAAGGTTCAGTGAGTTGAATCAGAAGGTTACATATTCGGTGGAGTTTATTCCACAAGTGAGAGAAAATAGAGGAAACCATAGCTTTGCTCAAGGTGCTCTCACATGGATATCTCAGAAACACACTGTTAGGACCCCCATTTCTGTTATTTTCAAGTGA